The Nerophis lumbriciformis linkage group LG15, RoL_Nlum_v2.1, whole genome shotgun sequence genome window below encodes:
- the crybgx gene encoding crystallin beta gamma X codes for MNIFTKLPGLSQPTSKLGSVLQRAFYGSSGRVTLYEQRNFAGRRLDLSSDCSRLSDKNFPERCNSVQVESGAWIGYEHENFRGRQYLWDMSDHGKYSCYDKWCAQVDHISSVRAVKQDNNPAKAQLFERAGFSGKKMEIQDDIPNLMSRYSLNRLASIRVLGGAWVVYQEPNYRGSHYVLEKRDYNNFSDWGSQNNTVGSMRRVRFN; via the exons ATGAACATCTTCACTAAGCTCCCAGGATTATCCCAACCAACCAG CAAGCTGGGGTCTGTACTCCAACGTGCCTTCTACGGGTCCAGTGGGAGG GTGACCCTTTATGAGCAACGAAACTTTGCGGGCAGGCGTCTGGACCTGAGCTCTGACTGTTCCAGGCTCAGTGACAAAAACTTCCCCGAGAGATGCAATTCTGTGCAGGTGGAGAGCGGAGC ATGGATTGGTTACGAGCACGAGAACTTCCGAGGTCGCCAGTACCTGTGGGACATGTCTGATCACGGCAAGTACAGCTGCTATGACAAGTGGTGTGCACAGGTGGACCACATCTCCTCCGTGCGAGCTGTCAAACAG GACAACAATCCTGCCAAAGCTCAGCTATTTGAACGAGCCGGCTTCTCCGGTAAGAAGATGGAAATCCAGGATGACATTCCCAACCTGATGAGCCGCTACAGCCTCAACAGATTAGCCTCCATCCGTGTGCTGGGAGGAGC GTGGGTTGTGTATCAAGAGCCGAACTACAGAGGGTCTCATTACGTCCTGGAGAAACGAGACTACAACAACTTCTCAGACTGGGGCAGCCAGAACAACACCGTTGGTTCTATGAGAAGAGTCCGCTTCAACtaa